A region from the Sphingomonas brevis genome encodes:
- a CDS encoding DUF448 domain-containing protein, translating into MRDPQNDPLDAQVPERSCILSRRTAPREELIRLALGPDGQIAPDVRARAPGRGAWIGVGRNAIDEANAKGKLKGALARAFKSKDLLVPADLGERIETSLRQQALDRLGLEARGGTLINGAERVEVAARQGKVALLIHAADAGEDGRRRLDQAWRVGGGGPQGLVFPEGRTILSMALGRENVVHIALTDAAAARRVTLAINRWQAFIDPDAGLDGGHAARPGSNDVFVDEGNA; encoded by the coding sequence ATGCGGGATCCTCAGAATGATCCGCTAGACGCTCAAGTACCCGAGCGGAGCTGCATCCTCTCCCGGCGAACCGCGCCGCGCGAGGAGCTGATCCGGCTTGCCCTCGGTCCTGACGGCCAGATTGCACCTGACGTTCGCGCCCGTGCCCCAGGCCGCGGAGCGTGGATCGGCGTCGGCCGCAACGCGATTGACGAGGCCAATGCCAAGGGCAAGCTCAAGGGTGCCCTTGCCCGCGCCTTTAAAAGCAAGGACCTCTTGGTCCCCGCCGACCTCGGCGAGCGGATCGAGACAAGCTTGCGGCAACAGGCGCTCGACCGCCTAGGCCTCGAAGCTCGCGGCGGTACGCTGATCAACGGCGCCGAGAGGGTCGAGGTCGCGGCCCGCCAGGGCAAAGTCGCCCTCTTGATCCATGCCGCCGATGCCGGCGAGGACGGCCGCAGGCGTCTCGACCAGGCCTGGCGGGTCGGCGGCGGCGGTCCCCAAGGCTTGGTTTTTCCCGAGGGGCGCACCATCTTGTCGATGGCGCTGGGCCGCGAAAATGTGGTACACATCGCCTTGACCGACGCCGCCGCCGCGAGGCGCGTCACTCTCGCCATCAACCGGTGGCAAGCTTTCATTGATCCCGATGCTGGGCTAGACGGCGGCCACGCCGCTCGGCCGGGCTCGAACGACGTATTTGTAGACGAAGGAAACGCATGA
- the infB gene encoding translation initiation factor IF-2, whose protein sequence is MTDQSDKPKLGTRPPLGLKRTVETGKVKQSFSHGRSNTVVVERKQRRVFSKPGEAPPPVETKPVAEAPAPAPKPAAPAPKPAAKRPADDITTRKEMQERLLREAEEARMASLEEARRREDRSKQAQTEDEKRRAEENRKAEEEAARLAVEQAAEAERLATEEATRPTAEVAAEPSEDDREFRRSTAPAHAPKRTAPAHPGANRGRVDERRHAGKLTVSRALSGEDDSRARSLAALRRAREKEKRHHQESGPAQKQYRDVDVPEAITVQELAKRMGERGADLVKALFKMGTPVTITETIDQDTAELLIVEFGHRINRVSESDVDIQTETDVDPDETLKPRPPVVTIMGHVDHGKTSLLDAIRGGNVVSGEAGGITQHIGAYQVALKDKSKITFLDTPGHEAFTEMRARGANVTDIVVLVVAADDGLKPQTIEAINHTKAAGVPMIVAINKIDKPGANPQKVREELLQHEIIVEQMGGEVQDVEVSALQKTNLDGLLEAINLQAEILELRANPDRAAEGTVIEAKLDKGRGPLATVLVQRGTLRVGDVIVVGAASGKVRAMIDDHGRQVKEAPPSFPVEVLGLGAVPSAGDQLTVVENEARAREVAAYRQGVLDKKRTTSAPVSLENMFANRSSSTIEFPMVVKADVQGSVEAIVNAVNKISTDEIKVRVLHSGVGAITESDVTLAASTGAPIIGFNVRPNAKARETAARNKVELRYYDVIYHLTDWVKGAMAGELGPEIIETVVGRAEVKEVFPAGKRDKAAGLLVLEGVIRKGLHARLTREDVIVSKTTISSLRRFKDDVKEVNAGMECGVLLADTNDIKPGDNLEVFETEERARTL, encoded by the coding sequence ATGACCGACCAGAGCGACAAGCCCAAGCTTGGAACCCGGCCTCCGCTGGGCCTGAAGCGTACGGTCGAGACCGGCAAGGTGAAGCAGAGCTTCAGCCATGGCCGCTCGAACACCGTCGTGGTGGAGCGCAAGCAGCGGCGTGTGTTCAGCAAGCCGGGCGAGGCGCCTCCGCCCGTCGAGACCAAGCCGGTCGCCGAGGCCCCCGCCCCGGCGCCGAAGCCGGCCGCGCCCGCCCCGAAGCCCGCGGCCAAGCGCCCAGCCGACGACATTACTACTCGCAAGGAAATGCAGGAGCGCCTGCTGCGCGAAGCCGAGGAAGCTCGGATGGCCTCGCTTGAAGAGGCGCGCCGCCGCGAGGACCGTTCGAAGCAAGCCCAGACTGAGGACGAAAAGCGCCGCGCCGAGGAAAACCGCAAGGCCGAAGAAGAGGCCGCGCGCCTGGCCGTGGAGCAAGCCGCCGAGGCCGAGCGTCTTGCCACCGAGGAGGCGACCCGCCCCACCGCGGAAGTGGCCGCCGAACCGTCCGAGGACGATCGCGAATTCCGGCGCTCCACCGCCCCGGCTCATGCCCCGAAACGGACGGCCCCGGCGCACCCTGGCGCCAACCGCGGCCGCGTCGATGAGCGCCGCCACGCCGGCAAGCTGACCGTCAGCCGCGCCTTGTCGGGTGAGGACGACAGCCGCGCCCGCTCGCTGGCCGCGCTCCGTCGTGCCCGCGAAAAGGAAAAGCGCCACCACCAGGAATCCGGTCCGGCTCAGAAACAGTATCGCGATGTCGACGTGCCAGAGGCAATTACCGTCCAGGAGCTTGCCAAGCGCATGGGCGAACGTGGTGCTGACCTGGTCAAGGCGCTCTTCAAGATGGGTACCCCGGTGACCATCACGGAAACCATCGACCAGGACACCGCCGAGCTGCTCATTGTCGAGTTTGGACATCGCATCAACCGGGTTTCCGAATCCGACGTCGACATCCAGACAGAGACCGACGTCGATCCGGACGAGACGCTCAAGCCTCGCCCGCCGGTCGTGACGATCATGGGCCACGTCGATCATGGCAAGACGTCGCTTCTTGACGCCATCCGCGGCGGCAATGTCGTTTCTGGCGAGGCCGGCGGCATAACCCAGCACATCGGCGCCTATCAGGTCGCGCTCAAAGACAAGTCGAAGATCACCTTCCTCGACACGCCGGGCCACGAAGCCTTCACCGAGATGCGCGCTCGCGGCGCCAACGTCACCGACATCGTCGTGCTGGTCGTGGCCGCCGACGACGGCCTCAAGCCACAGACGATCGAGGCCATCAACCACACCAAGGCAGCCGGCGTGCCGATGATCGTTGCGATCAACAAGATCGACAAGCCGGGCGCCAATCCGCAGAAGGTCCGCGAGGAGCTGCTGCAGCACGAGATTATCGTCGAGCAGATGGGCGGCGAGGTCCAGGACGTCGAAGTCTCGGCACTACAAAAGACCAATCTCGACGGGCTTTTGGAAGCGATCAACCTCCAGGCTGAAATTCTTGAGCTGAGGGCCAATCCCGATCGCGCGGCCGAAGGCACGGTTATCGAGGCTAAGCTCGACAAGGGCCGCGGACCGCTGGCAACCGTGCTGGTCCAGCGCGGCACGCTTCGCGTGGGCGACGTGATCGTCGTCGGGGCCGCTTCGGGCAAGGTTCGGGCGATGATCGACGACCATGGCCGCCAGGTGAAGGAGGCGCCGCCGTCCTTCCCGGTAGAGGTGCTTGGCCTCGGCGCCGTTCCGTCGGCTGGCGACCAGCTGACAGTGGTCGAGAATGAAGCCCGCGCCCGCGAGGTCGCTGCTTACCGCCAGGGCGTGCTCGACAAGAAGCGCACGACGTCGGCGCCGGTCAGCCTTGAAAATATGTTCGCCAACCGATCCTCTTCGACGATCGAATTCCCGATGGTGGTCAAGGCCGACGTGCAGGGCTCCGTCGAGGCGATCGTAAATGCGGTCAACAAGATCTCGACCGATGAGATCAAGGTTCGGGTGCTTCACTCGGGCGTCGGCGCCATCACCGAGAGCGATGTGACGCTGGCCGCCTCGACCGGCGCGCCGATCATCGGTTTCAACGTCCGTCCCAACGCCAAGGCGCGCGAGACCGCCGCGCGTAACAAGGTCGAGCTCCGCTACTACGACGTCATCTACCACCTCACCGACTGGGTGAAGGGAGCGATGGCTGGCGAACTTGGTCCGGAGATCATCGAAACGGTGGTTGGCCGCGCCGAGGTCAAGGAAGTCTTCCCGGCTGGCAAGCGGGACAAGGCCGCCGGCCTGCTCGTGCTGGAAGGCGTCATCCGCAAGGGGCTCCATGCGCGCCTTACTCGCGAGGACGTCATCGTTTCGAAGACGACCATTTCCTCGCTTCGCCGTTTCAAGGACGATGTGAAGGAGGTCAACGCCGGCATGGAGTGCGGCGTGCTCCTGGCAGATACGAACGACATCAAGCCGGGCGACAATCTCGAAGTCTTCGAGACCGAGGAGCGCGCGCGGACGCTGTGA
- a CDS encoding PaaI family thioesterase, giving the protein MDQPRTPSIFDRFDPPPSAKLLGWALRSIDPDAGTIEIAFTADERFINPGGTVQGGFLAAMLDDTQGPALFGHTHGEAYAPTIDFNISFLKEARPGSFVARGRVIRMGKTIAFTEAELFDDAGDMVARATFSNRVMRGDKANGRY; this is encoded by the coding sequence ATGGACCAGCCCCGCACCCCGTCGATCTTTGATCGTTTCGATCCTCCCCCCTCGGCCAAGCTGTTGGGTTGGGCGTTGCGCTCCATTGACCCTGACGCCGGCACGATCGAGATTGCCTTCACCGCTGACGAGCGCTTCATCAACCCAGGCGGAACCGTCCAGGGAGGCTTCCTCGCGGCGATGCTCGACGACACTCAGGGCCCGGCTCTGTTCGGTCACACGCATGGTGAGGCCTACGCCCCGACCATCGACTTCAACATCAGCTTCCTTAAGGAAGCGCGCCCGGGTAGTTTCGTGGCCAGAGGTCGCGTGATCCGGATGGGCAAAACCATTGCCTTCACGGAAGCCGAATTATTCGACGATGCTGGCGACATGGTCGCCCGCGCAACCTTCAGCAACCGCGTAATGCGCGGCGACAAGGCAAATGGAAGATATTGA
- the rbfA gene encoding 30S ribosome-binding factor RbfA, with protein sequence MRTKETPEGRTVRLLRVGEQVRHVLSEILQRGDVHDEVLQSHLVSITEVRMSPDLRHATVFVKPLLGQDEEAVLKALRTNTAYLQREVARRVQMKYAAKLKFIADESFDEGGHIDRLLRSDHVAQDLGDE encoded by the coding sequence ATGCGTACCAAGGAGACCCCCGAAGGCCGTACGGTCCGCCTGCTTCGCGTCGGCGAGCAGGTGCGCCATGTGCTTAGCGAAATTCTCCAGCGCGGCGACGTGCACGACGAAGTCCTGCAGTCGCACCTGGTCAGCATTACCGAGGTGCGCATGTCGCCCGACCTTCGTCATGCGACGGTGTTCGTGAAACCCCTGCTCGGCCAGGACGAGGAAGCGGTGCTCAAGGCGCTGCGCACCAATACGGCCTACCTGCAGCGCGAAGTCGCCCGTCGCGTTCAGATGAAATATGCCGCCAAGCTGAAGTTCATCGCCGACGAGAGCTTCGACGAAGGTGGCCATATCGATCGGCTTCTCCGTTCCGATCATGTCGCGCAGGATTTGGGTGACGAATGA
- a CDS encoding GNAT family N-acetyltransferase: MNGDGCHAELYTDDWHDALRSACAEDGEIWQIYANNFGPDGFDDSIALYRSTPRNRTFILFEGDEFAGMSSFLGIDEGRGVLEIGGTYYRPKFRGTGFNRRVKDMMLRRAFDCGFRRVEFRVDERNKRSQAAMAKLGASREGVMRADRITWTGHVRDTVLFSILKDEWK, from the coding sequence ATGAACGGCGATGGATGCCACGCCGAGCTGTACACCGACGATTGGCATGACGCGCTTAGGTCGGCGTGCGCCGAGGACGGAGAAATCTGGCAGATTTATGCCAATAACTTCGGTCCAGATGGCTTCGACGACAGCATCGCGCTTTACCGCAGCACCCCTCGAAACCGGACATTCATTCTGTTCGAAGGTGACGAATTCGCGGGCATGTCGAGCTTCCTCGGCATCGACGAGGGCCGCGGCGTGCTCGAAATCGGCGGCACTTACTACCGTCCCAAATTTCGCGGCACCGGTTTCAACCGCAGGGTCAAGGACATGATGCTTCGCCGCGCCTTCGATTGCGGTTTCCGGCGGGTCGAATTCCGCGTCGATGAGCGTAACAAGCGCAGCCAGGCGGCAATGGCCAAACTGGGGGCGTCGCGCGAGGGCGTGATGCGCGCCGACCGCATTACCTGGACCGGCCATGTTCGCGATACGGTGCTATTCTCGATCCTGAAGGACGAGTGGAAGTAG
- a CDS encoding thymidine kinase, whose amino-acid sequence MAKLYFYYAAMNAGKSTTLLQADYNYRERGMQTMLWTAALDDRDGAGMIGSRIALSAPAHCFADDINLFDAVVRELIKRKLDCILIDEAQFLTRDHVLQLCRITDEIKIPVLCYGLRTDFQANLFPGSAALLALADSLTELKAVCECGRKATMNLRVDAEGHAVVAGAQTEIGGNDRYIALCRRHFFERLKESEARQLSLAIPRA is encoded by the coding sequence ATGGCCAAGCTCTATTTCTACTATGCGGCGATGAACGCCGGGAAGTCGACCACGCTGCTGCAGGCCGACTATAATTATCGCGAGCGCGGCATGCAGACGATGCTGTGGACAGCCGCGCTGGACGACCGCGACGGCGCGGGCATGATTGGTTCGCGTATCGCCCTGTCCGCTCCGGCGCATTGCTTTGCCGACGACATCAATTTGTTCGACGCAGTCGTGCGCGAACTGATCAAGCGCAAGCTGGACTGCATTCTAATCGACGAGGCGCAATTCCTCACCCGGGACCATGTGCTACAGCTGTGCCGGATTACCGACGAGATCAAAATCCCGGTGCTTTGCTACGGCCTCCGTACCGATTTCCAGGCTAATCTCTTTCCCGGCTCGGCGGCGCTGCTGGCCCTCGCGGATTCGCTGACCGAGCTGAAGGCCGTGTGCGAGTGCGGGCGCAAAGCGACCATGAACCTTCGCGTCGATGCGGAAGGTCACGCCGTGGTTGCCGGCGCTCAGACCGAAATTGGCGGCAACGACCGTTACATCGCGCTTTGCCGCCGTCATTTCTTCGAGCGATTAAAGGAAAGCGAGGCGCGCCAGCTCAGCCTGGCGATCCCGCGCGCTTAA
- the truB gene encoding tRNA pseudouridine(55) synthase TruB, with product MALSGWIILDKPVGTGSTQAVGAVKRVLREAGEPKTKVGHGGTLDPLASGVLPIALGEATKLAGRMLDATKAYDFTIRFGEETDTLDLEGQVIAASDVRPSRADIEAILPRFTGLIEQVPPAFSALKVDGQRAYDLAREGKEVELKSRAVTVHSLKIHHPHASGDPGNQEENPGSRFRGNDESMEDITLSATVSKGTYIRSLARDIAHALNSVGHVTMLRRTKAGPFTLEQAISLDKLAEIAKGRALTRTVLPLEAGLDDIPGLPVTPEQARLLRHGQQLFGIPATPGLSLAMDGAVPVALVEGDGTTIKVVRGFNL from the coding sequence ATGGCGCTCAGCGGCTGGATCATCCTCGACAAGCCGGTCGGTACGGGTTCGACCCAGGCGGTAGGAGCAGTCAAACGCGTCTTGCGCGAAGCCGGCGAACCCAAAACCAAGGTCGGTCATGGGGGGACGCTCGATCCGCTTGCGTCCGGCGTGCTGCCGATCGCACTCGGCGAAGCGACCAAGCTTGCCGGACGGATGCTCGACGCAACGAAGGCCTATGACTTCACCATCCGCTTCGGCGAGGAAACCGACACGCTCGATCTGGAAGGCCAGGTGATCGCCGCCAGCGACGTCCGCCCATCACGTGCCGATATTGAGGCCATCCTGCCGCGCTTCACCGGCCTGATCGAGCAGGTCCCGCCAGCCTTCTCGGCCCTGAAAGTCGACGGTCAGCGTGCCTACGACCTGGCGCGGGAGGGGAAAGAGGTGGAACTGAAGTCGCGGGCGGTGACTGTGCATTCGCTAAAAATTCATCATCCCCACGCAAGCGGGGACCCAGGCAATCAAGAAGAAAATCCAGGTTCCCGCTTTCGCGGGAATGACGAAAGCATGGAGGACATCACCCTCTCTGCCACAGTTTCCAAGGGCACCTATATCCGCAGCCTTGCCCGCGACATCGCCCATGCATTGAACAGTGTCGGCCATGTCACCATGTTGAGGCGTACCAAGGCCGGCCCCTTCACCCTGGAACAGGCGATATCGCTGGACAAACTGGCGGAAATCGCTAAGGGGCGCGCACTGACGAGGACGGTTCTCCCGCTTGAGGCGGGGCTGGACGACATCCCGGGCCTCCCCGTCACCCCCGAACAAGCCAGGCTGCTCCGTCATGGACAGCAGCTTTTCGGGATCCCCGCGACCCCGGGGCTTTCGCTTGCGATGGACGGCGCTGTGCCGGTCGCGCTGGTCGAAGGCGACGGGACCACGATCAAGGTCGTGCGCGGGTTCAACCTTTGA
- the rpsO gene encoding 30S ribosomal protein S15, which yields MSVTAEKKQQIIKDNARQPDDTGSPEVQVAILTERIINLTEHFKTHAKDNHSRRGLLMLVNKRRSLLDYLKREDVQRYSDLITKLGLRK from the coding sequence ATGTCGGTTACAGCTGAAAAGAAGCAGCAGATCATCAAGGACAACGCCCGCCAACCGGACGACACTGGGTCGCCCGAGGTGCAGGTTGCGATCCTGACCGAGCGCATCATTAACCTGACCGAGCATTTCAAGACCCACGCGAAGGACAACCATTCGCGCCGTGGCCTCCTGATGCTGGTCAACAAGCGCCGCTCGCTGCTTGACTATCTCAAGCGCGAAGACGTCCAACGCTATAGTGATCTCATCACCAAGCTTGGCCTCCGCAAGTAA
- the pnp gene encoding polyribonucleotide nucleotidyltransferase, which yields MFDIKTVEIELGGKTLKLETGRVARQADGAVLATLGETVVLCAVTAAKSVKPGQDFFPLTVHYQEKFSAAGRIPGGFFKRERGATEKETLTSRLIDRPIRPLFPEGFYNEVLVIAQVLSYDGENEPDILAMIAASAALTISGVPFMGPIGAARVGYIDGEYILNPTQEQVKEGQLDLVVAGTPNAVMMVESEAKELSEEVMLGAVMFAHKASQKVCNAIISLAEKAAKDPWELATSDAKTAAKDKLKKLVGKDIEAAYKLTDKSQRSAALNEIREKAKEAFAEADPQEQMAASKAVKSLEADIVRTAILKEGRRIDGRDTKTVRPIEAVVGFLPRTHGSSLFTRGETQAIVSTTLGTKDAEQMIDGLEGLSYSRFMVHYNFPPYSVGEVGRFGAPSRRDTGHGKLAWRALHPMLPSAEEFPYTIRVLSDITESNGSSSMATVCGGSLAMMDAGVPMARPVAGIAMGLILEGKDFAVLSDILGDEDHLGDMDFKVAGTSDGITSLQMDIKVAGITQEIMQVALAQAKDGRAHILGEMAKALDHTRSELSAHAPRIETMQIPKDKIREVIGTGGKVIREIVATTGAKVDIDDEGLIKISSSDLSQIEAARQWIHGIVAEPEPGTIYTGKVASIVDFGAFVTFMPGKDGLVHVSEIKNERVENVRDVLSEGQEVKVKLLEVDPRGKVRLSMRLVDQDTGAELEDTRPPREPREDRGPRGDRGDRGPRRDGRGPRRDGGDRDRGPRREGGDRGDRGPRGEGRGDRGPRREGGDRQRDDGPAPEFAPAFLRNDDE from the coding sequence ATGTTTGATATCAAAACCGTGGAAATCGAGCTCGGCGGAAAGACCCTCAAGCTCGAAACGGGCCGCGTTGCCCGTCAGGCCGACGGCGCCGTACTGGCGACCCTCGGCGAAACCGTCGTCCTCTGCGCCGTTACCGCCGCCAAGTCGGTCAAGCCCGGCCAGGACTTCTTCCCGCTGACCGTCCACTATCAGGAAAAATTCTCGGCCGCCGGACGCATTCCGGGCGGCTTCTTCAAGCGTGAGCGCGGCGCGACCGAAAAGGAAACGCTGACCAGCCGCTTGATCGACCGTCCGATCCGTCCGCTGTTCCCCGAGGGCTTCTACAATGAAGTTCTCGTGATCGCGCAGGTCCTGTCCTACGATGGCGAGAATGAGCCCGACATCCTGGCGATGATCGCCGCGTCGGCTGCCCTCACTATCTCCGGCGTTCCCTTCATGGGCCCGATCGGTGCCGCCCGCGTCGGCTACATCGATGGCGAATATATCCTCAACCCGACCCAGGAGCAGGTCAAGGAAGGCCAGCTCGACCTGGTCGTCGCCGGCACGCCCAATGCCGTGATGATGGTCGAATCCGAAGCCAAGGAGCTTTCGGAAGAGGTCATGCTCGGCGCTGTCATGTTTGCCCACAAGGCGTCGCAGAAGGTCTGCAACGCGATCATCTCGCTCGCCGAGAAGGCCGCCAAGGATCCGTGGGAGCTGGCTACCAGCGACGCGAAGACCGCCGCCAAGGACAAGCTCAAGAAGCTGGTCGGCAAGGACATTGAGGCGGCCTACAAGCTGACCGACAAGTCGCAGCGCTCGGCCGCGCTCAACGAGATCCGCGAGAAGGCCAAGGAAGCCTTCGCCGAAGCCGATCCGCAAGAGCAGATGGCGGCATCGAAGGCGGTCAAGAGCCTCGAGGCCGACATCGTCCGGACCGCTATCCTGAAGGAAGGCCGCCGCATCGACGGCCGCGACACCAAGACGGTCCGCCCGATCGAGGCGGTCGTCGGTTTCCTCCCCCGCACCCATGGCTCGTCGCTGTTCACCCGCGGCGAGACCCAGGCGATCGTATCGACCACGCTCGGCACCAAGGACGCCGAGCAGATGATCGACGGGCTGGAGGGCCTCTCCTACTCGCGCTTCATGGTCCACTATAACTTCCCGCCCTATTCGGTCGGTGAAGTTGGCCGTTTTGGCGCTCCGTCGCGCCGCGACACCGGCCACGGCAAGCTCGCCTGGCGCGCGCTGCACCCGATGCTGCCGAGCGCGGAGGAATTTCCCTATACGATCCGCGTCCTCTCCGACATCACCGAGAGCAATGGCTCCTCGTCGATGGCCACCGTTTGCGGCGGCAGCCTCGCGATGATGGACGCCGGCGTGCCGATGGCGCGTCCGGTTGCCGGCATCGCCATGGGCCTGATCCTCGAAGGCAAGGATTTCGCAGTGCTTTCCGACATCCTCGGCGACGAGGACCATCTTGGCGACATGGACTTTAAGGTCGCCGGCACGTCCGACGGCATCACCAGCCTGCAGATGGACATCAAGGTCGCCGGCATCACCCAGGAAATCATGCAGGTCGCCCTCGCCCAGGCGAAGGACGGCCGCGCGCACATCCTCGGTGAAATGGCCAAGGCGCTCGACCATACCCGCAGCGAACTGTCGGCCCATGCGCCGCGGATCGAAACGATGCAGATCCCCAAGGACAAGATCCGCGAAGTGATCGGCACCGGCGGCAAGGTCATCCGCGAGATCGTCGCCACCACCGGCGCCAAGGTAGACATCGACGACGAAGGCCTGATCAAGATCAGCTCGTCCGACCTGTCGCAGATCGAGGCCGCGCGCCAGTGGATCCACGGCATTGTCGCGGAGCCCGAGCCCGGCACCATCTACACCGGCAAGGTCGCCAGCATCGTCGATTTCGGCGCGTTCGTGACCTTCATGCCCGGCAAGGACGGGCTGGTCCACGTCAGCGAGATCAAGAACGAGCGGGTCGAGAACGTCCGCGACGTCTTGAGCGAGGGCCAGGAGGTCAAGGTCAAGCTGCTGGAAGTCGACCCGCGCGGCAAGGTTCGCCTGTCGATGCGCCTGGTCGACCAGGATACCGGCGCCGAGCTGGAAGACACGCGCCCGCCCCGCGAGCCGCGTGAGGACCGTGGTCCGCGTGGCGATCGTGGTGATCGCGGCCCGCGCCGTGACGGCCGTGGCCCGCGCCGCGACGGCGGTGACCGCGATCGCGGTCCGCGTCGTGAAGGTGGCGATCGTGGTGACCGTGGTCCGCGCGGCGAAGGCCGTGGTGACCGTGGCCCGCGCCGCGAAGGCGGCGATCGCCAGCGCGACGACGGCCCCGCACCTGAATTCGCCCCGGCGTTCCTGCGGAACGACGACGAATAA
- a CDS encoding MBL fold metallo-hydrolase, whose protein sequence is MKRVALIIALASATAASAQPAPPLPFVLKELGPGVYAAIDGPEHKAGSNAGFVIGDDGVLVIDAMFTPDASRALVTEIRRLTPKPIRYVVNTHYHADHTGGDQVLRDAGAVIIAHRNVRGWVRTNNINLFGDRITPELRARIETLPLPDLVTDKDLIVWLGGRKVVVRTVLGHTGGDLIVAVPDAKVLFAGDMLWRKVAPNLIDGSVSEWQATAADFVALPDAAAMRFVPGHGDVADVSDVRDFRAYLLDIRRLVDEGRKAGFQDQLLVQSVAPKLRALHPDWTISDRAVAAEVRYMNDELAGTKKRPVPSPE, encoded by the coding sequence GTGAAGCGCGTCGCCCTCATCATCGCGCTGGCGTCGGCCACCGCCGCCTCGGCGCAACCAGCCCCGCCGCTGCCGTTCGTGCTGAAGGAGCTTGGTCCGGGAGTCTATGCGGCCATTGACGGGCCTGAGCATAAGGCCGGTTCCAACGCGGGCTTCGTCATCGGCGACGATGGAGTGCTGGTGATCGATGCGATGTTCACCCCGGACGCCTCGCGGGCCCTGGTCACCGAAATCCGCCGCCTGACGCCCAAGCCGATCCGCTATGTCGTCAACACCCATTATCACGCCGACCATACCGGCGGGGACCAGGTGCTGCGCGACGCCGGCGCGGTGATCATCGCGCACAGGAATGTCCGAGGCTGGGTCCGGACCAACAACATCAACCTGTTCGGCGACCGCATTACTCCTGAACTAAGGGCCAGGATCGAGACGCTTCCCCTGCCCGACCTCGTTACCGACAAGGACCTCATCGTGTGGCTCGGCGGGCGCAAGGTCGTGGTCAGGACGGTATTGGGGCATACCGGCGGCGACCTCATTGTCGCGGTGCCGGACGCGAAGGTCCTGTTTGCCGGCGACATGCTGTGGCGAAAGGTCGCGCCCAACCTGATCGACGGATCGGTGTCGGAGTGGCAGGCAACGGCCGCGGACTTCGTTGCGTTGCCGGATGCAGCGGCCATGCGATTTGTGCCCGGCCACGGCGACGTCGCCGACGTGAGCGATGTACGGGACTTTCGCGCCTATCTGCTCGACATCCGAAGGCTGGTCGATGAGGGGCGTAAGGCAGGGTTTCAGGATCAGCTGCTGGTCCAGTCGGTGGCACCCAAGCTCCGGGCATTGCATCCCGACTGGACGATTAGCGATCGTGCCGTTGCGGCCGAAGTGCGCTACATGAACGATGAGCTGGCGGGGACCAAGAAGCGGCCTGTGCCCAGCCCCGAATGA
- a CDS encoding YgaP family membrane protein, whose amino-acid sequence MVKNVGNIDRVARVLAALFLFFLAVAPGVVLSADPTMDYWLTILLYVVGGYMFLSAIVGSCLIYRMLDVDSHVHGGTYHSGEDPFDGRGGN is encoded by the coding sequence ATGGTCAAAAATGTAGGCAACATCGACCGCGTGGCACGGGTGCTCGCGGCCCTGTTCCTGTTCTTCCTCGCAGTGGCGCCGGGCGTTGTGCTGTCGGCGGATCCGACGATGGATTATTGGCTGACCATCCTGCTCTATGTCGTTGGGGGCTATATGTTCCTCAGCGCCATTGTCGGCAGTTGCCTCATCTATCGGATGCTTGACGTCGACAGCCATGTCCACGGCGGGACCTATCATAGCGGAGAGGACCCGTTCGACGGCCGCGGCGGGAATTAA
- a CDS encoding YgaP family membrane protein: MVKNVGNADRVVRLVVAAGLAFVAFTPAVDGWMATAFYVFAGYLALTALIGMCVIYRLLDVNTHDQEATYYSGEDVFDGRGGD; encoded by the coding sequence ATGGTGAAAAATGTTGGCAATGCCGACCGGGTCGTCCGGCTGGTGGTGGCGGCGGGGCTCGCTTTCGTCGCCTTTACTCCGGCGGTCGACGGGTGGATGGCGACGGCCTTTTATGTCTTCGCCGGCTATTTGGCGCTGACCGCGCTGATCGGCATGTGCGTCATTTACAGGCTGCTCGACGTCAACACTCACGACCAGGAAGCCACCTATTACAGTGGCGAGGACGTGTTTGACGGACGCGGCGGCGACTAA